In one Bacteroidota bacterium genomic region, the following are encoded:
- a CDS encoding calcium-binding protein — translation MTITNPVTFKIIIGLFNAAPGKSYLTDIENLAKGKTLAQLADALAATTIFTSVIMGDKDTTALKVAVLMHNFGVVADSNPTSVGSQAQAFFTNRIDAGVGFGAIVYEAVNFLSQDSATLPAAFTTVATLLSNKAAVAMAYSATNASTDLAKLQSVLSAVTGTELYTDVQVAAILAASGSTTADSTITGSVNADILAGGSGNDTLSGLAGDDIINGGAGDDIIYGGTGADIMTGGAGADTFVFDATVGANSTGITSGDVITDFTVDTDKLFFDGVTAVASAQQTAVQAAVTALADATTTQIAAVMAATNKTSLGVSFAVYGGDTYVYYQTTGGAAASAADDVFIKLTGVASGFTFGTTVVDKLPPPPPPPPLATTINLTEFDDTYSTPGDGNFIINGLGGNDIITTGSGNDSINGGSGNDTIAAQAGADIITGGAGNDSIALGVDSDMDTVIFGATAGGNGNDIITNFISGTDKLNVGAITASSTVTAVTGALTITYNKLYFLDSGIAGNADSAAAVAAALNAGATWTSTPNTVSYFLINDDNSSSIWSYVGTNTPAVAVSDLILMGTIDAEVTTGDLLFA, via the coding sequence ATGACTATTACTAATCCAGTAACTTTTAAAATTATTATAGGCTTGTTTAATGCAGCACCAGGGAAAAGCTATCTGACCGACATAGAAAATCTGGCTAAAGGGAAGACCTTGGCACAACTTGCGGATGCTCTGGCTGCCACCACAATATTTACTAGCGTTATTATGGGGGACAAGGACACAACTGCGCTTAAGGTTGCCGTGCTCATGCACAACTTTGGTGTGGTTGCTGACAGTAACCCAACCAGCGTCGGCTCTCAAGCTCAGGCCTTCTTTACGAATAGAATTGATGCTGGTGTTGGTTTTGGCGCTATTGTCTATGAAGCGGTTAATTTCTTATCTCAGGATAGCGCCACTTTACCTGCAGCTTTTACTACAGTAGCAACCTTGCTGAGCAACAAGGCCGCCGTGGCAATGGCCTATTCCGCAACCAATGCTTCTACCGACTTGGCTAAACTGCAAAGTGTATTAAGCGCTGTGACCGGAACAGAGTTATATACAGATGTTCAAGTGGCTGCGATTCTGGCTGCTTCCGGATCTACTACGGCAGATTCAACTATAACAGGCTCGGTGAATGCTGACATTCTCGCCGGCGGTTCCGGCAATGACACACTGTCCGGCTTGGCTGGTGACGATATAATCAATGGTGGAGCGGGTGACGATATTATTTACGGCGGTACTGGTGCCGATATAATGACCGGCGGAGCAGGCGCTGATACCTTTGTATTTGATGCCACTGTTGGCGCCAACAGCACTGGTATAACTAGCGGTGACGTGATCACCGATTTCACTGTTGACACCGACAAGCTCTTTTTCGATGGTGTAACCGCCGTAGCCTCCGCGCAACAAACCGCTGTACAGGCTGCCGTTACTGCTCTGGCTGACGCCACTACTACACAGATTGCAGCAGTGATGGCTGCTACCAACAAGACGAGCCTGGGTGTTTCGTTTGCTGTCTACGGCGGCGATACTTATGTCTACTATCAAACAACCGGAGGTGCTGCCGCCTCAGCTGCAGACGACGTATTCATCAAGCTGACCGGTGTTGCTTCCGGCTTCACTTTCGGAACGACCGTGGTAGATAAACTTCCACCGCCGCCGCCACCACCGCCGCTTGCCACTACGATCAATCTCACTGAGTTTGACGACACCTATTCCACCCCCGGGGACGGTAATTTTATCATCAACGGTTTGGGTGGCAACGATATCATTACCACTGGCTCCGGCAACGATTCGATCAACGGCGGTTCGGGCAATGACACCATCGCTGCACAAGCTGGTGCGGATATCATTACCGGTGGTGCAGGTAATGATTCGATTGCACTCGGTGTGGATAGTGATATGGATACCGTTATTTTCGGTGCAACTGCCGGTGGCAACGGTAACGACATTATCACCAACTTTATCTCAGGTACTGACAAATTGAACGTCGGCGCTATAACAGCTAGCAGCACAGTGACTGCCGTAACAGGCGCCCTAACTATAACGTACAATAAATTGTATTTCTTGGATTCGGGTATCGCAGGCAATGCTGACTCAGCTGCTGCCGTTGCAGCCGCACTGAATGCTGGGGCAACTTGGACTAGTACTCCTAACACAGTATCGTATTTTCTCATCAACGACGATAACAGCAGCTCAATCTGGTCATACGTCGGAACAAACACCCCTGCGGTCGCGGTGAGTGACCTTATCTTGATGGGCACAATCGATGCGGAGGTGACAACCGGCGATTTGCTGTTTGCATAA
- a CDS encoding NAD-dependent epimerase/dehydratase family protein, giving the protein MILVTGGAGFLGSHLVTQLLDANESVRVLERPGASVDHLPLDRIELVSVDIRDEPSVQKATHGCKYVYHLAADPNLWRRDRREFDSINRMGTIHVMRCS; this is encoded by the coding sequence TTGATTCTGGTCACTGGCGGCGCTGGTTTCCTTGGTTCACATCTGGTGACGCAGTTACTTGATGCGAACGAATCTGTTCGGGTTCTGGAGCGGCCAGGAGCCTCTGTCGATCATTTGCCACTGGATAGAATTGAGCTGGTGAGTGTTGACATTCGTGATGAGCCATCCGTCCAAAAAGCCACCCATGGTTGCAAATATGTTTATCACCTCGCTGCAGATCCCAATCTTTGGCGCCGAGACCGTCGGGAATTCGATAGTATCAACCGTATGGGCACCATTCATGTAATGCGCTGCTCTTG